The following DNA comes from bacterium.
TTTTAGCTCTTTGGTTATGGATTGACATGCCCCGCTTTCTTGATATGATGCCTGAAGAAAATCACATTCTCGGAGGATACTTTGAAAACCAAACCCATCAAGGGCAAGAAGTGGAGCGATAAAGCGTCGCTGGGCAAGATACCCAATCCGTCGAGCCACGGATACGAAATAAAGATAAGAAATCCGGAAATCACGTTTTTGGGCGCAAGAAACCAGCCCGATTACGCTACGGCCTTCGTCACCTTCTACCCGCGCGATACGGTCATCGAGCTGCGGTCTTTGAAGATCTACTTCCAGCAATTTCGGGTCAAAATCATCTCGTACG
Coding sequences within:
- a CDS encoding 7-cyano-7-deazaguanine reductase, with protein sequence MKTKPIKGKKWSDKASLGKIPNPSSHGYEIKIRNPEITFLGARNQPDYATAFVTFYPRDTVIELRSLKIYFQQFRVKIISYERLINVIYDDLMAVYKPARLRIVMTLSPRGGISSRLTVDSDWKVRGGKEKFRDWVGQPDEW